A genomic window from Paraburkholderia phytofirmans OLGA172 includes:
- a CDS encoding sigma-54-dependent Fis family transcriptional regulator has product MPYVPQVRHIDRIRRLIEGRTTDRGADATRLASSYWRSLEQYHLDPGVTEGPRILTAPELRDVQHREESVLRASGECLSRLHETVREADYCVMLTDAQGVTIDYRVDRDRRHDFKRAGLYGGSCWSEREEGTCGIAAVLLDSQPITVHKTDHFRAAFTTLTCSASPIFGLEGELIGVLDASAIRSPDERESQRLINHIVRHSAVLIEDSFFLNATTHCWVLLAHRNRHYVEAQPEILIAFDVRGNAVAANRRAKECVPGLDRLPRPVSELFDVRAERLLDVRPGRDMVSMKFVGNGSPLYARVRPPVIRAQRQPVPKPQGPAREAQPALTEIDALERDRIVAALTDAKWRPDETAQTLGISRATLYRRIAKFGIVPPHRR; this is encoded by the coding sequence ATGCCCTATGTTCCGCAAGTGAGACACATCGACCGGATCCGCAGGTTGATCGAAGGCCGAACGACCGATCGCGGCGCCGATGCTACGCGGCTGGCTTCGTCGTATTGGCGCTCCCTTGAACAATATCACCTCGATCCTGGCGTGACAGAAGGTCCGCGCATTCTGACCGCGCCAGAATTGCGCGACGTACAACACCGGGAAGAATCGGTTTTGCGGGCCTCGGGAGAGTGTCTTTCGCGTCTGCATGAGACGGTGCGCGAAGCGGACTACTGCGTGATGCTCACTGACGCGCAGGGCGTGACGATCGATTATCGCGTTGACCGGGATCGGCGCCACGACTTCAAACGAGCGGGACTTTATGGGGGCTCCTGCTGGTCCGAGCGGGAAGAGGGAACCTGCGGCATTGCCGCCGTGCTGCTCGATTCCCAACCGATTACGGTGCATAAGACCGATCACTTTCGCGCCGCTTTTACCACGTTGACGTGTAGTGCTTCGCCTATTTTCGGGCTGGAAGGCGAGCTGATCGGCGTGCTGGATGCGTCGGCGATTCGCTCGCCCGATGAACGCGAAAGCCAGCGGCTGATCAATCATATCGTGCGTCATAGTGCGGTGTTGATCGAAGACAGCTTTTTTCTCAACGCGACCACGCATTGCTGGGTTTTGCTGGCGCACCGCAATCGCCACTACGTGGAAGCCCAGCCGGAAATTCTGATCGCCTTCGATGTGCGCGGAAATGCAGTCGCGGCCAATCGCCGGGCCAAAGAGTGCGTGCCGGGCCTCGATCGGCTGCCGCGACCGGTCTCCGAGTTATTTGATGTCCGCGCCGAACGTCTTCTGGATGTCAGGCCCGGTCGCGACATGGTCTCGATGAAATTTGTGGGCAACGGTTCGCCTCTCTATGCACGCGTTCGTCCACCCGTCATTCGCGCGCAACGGCAGCCTGTGCCGAAGCCTCAGGGTCCCGCCCGCGAGGCGCAACCCGCACTCACCGAAATCGATGCCCTTGAGCGCGACCGCATCGTCGCTGCCCTGACGGATGCGAAATGGCGCCCGGACGAGACCGCCCAAACCTTGGGCATCTCGCGCGCGACGCTCTACAGACGGATCGCGAAGTTCGGCATTGTCCCGCCTCACCGGCGATAG